The following coding sequences lie in one Rutidosis leptorrhynchoides isolate AG116_Rl617_1_P2 chromosome 4, CSIRO_AGI_Rlap_v1, whole genome shotgun sequence genomic window:
- the LOC139904079 gene encoding protein SMAX1-LIKE 4-like — MRSGGCTVQQTLTTEAASVLKHSLSLARRRGHAQVTPLHVAATLLMSSRASILRRACIKSQSQNNNNNSTPVPPPLHCRALELCFNVALNRLPTTPGPLLHGQPSLSNALIAALKRAQAHQRRGCIENQQTLSQQQCQQQQQQSPPLLAIKVELEQLILSILDDPSVSRVMREAGFSSTAVKINLEENSLTSAPRMFFGSSVGGVYSSPSSPNSDHHPHYQNPNFWQTHFLNHSPEQNPLLVSPKKKNPCQEFESLKKDVTLVMEVLTGKKSRKNTVIIGDSLSVTEAVVIELMGKVERGDVPDELKCAHFIKFQFSSVPLRFMKREEVEMNLADLKRKIEALSLTGGGVIIYAGDLKWTVDEKENGVIGYSPVDHLVVEIGRLMSQYNVTNKVWLIGTANYQTFMKCKMKQPSLELQWGLQAVSVPSGGLGLSLNANATSISGHEPKVSMSCKEEGDDGVLEMSSCCAECNSNYEKEAAASATSANNKPPTVLPFWLHPSTPSSTIHKENLVELRRKWNRLCQSLHQGRHNLNKNFMNLPSVISNSSDYNPFWPNNTNHVKTTSSITFSDTLKQQNGIGERSYPRFRRQQSCHVDLSFSSMNHHKIDQEPNLDSLKSREDDKEIKITLGLGNSASDLSKGQNLYKCLQDNVPWHSEKMHSIVEFLMNSSSSKGFKKDSWLLIEGSDSIGKQRLAMAIAEAMFGSSDSLLCFSMRASIREHENLERALKDHENIVVLVDDVDFGDGNFLKSISKGFEKRKFGENGQVIFILIKGDYIVDDKRSRISPVQMKLVVREISHNSEVDQKRKPIWDSDELSKRKVPRIEEGEIKKDLSRESSSNTLDLNIKAEAHDDENENPLEFSPNSSDLTREMDSSPRNPLGFLETVKARFAFDRSPARDSLMRETFLFKIKGVFELVFGGIEFDFRVEEMVLDEVLFGCGVYLNGLFEKWLKEIFQTSLEVVKNGGKKGVKKMRVCLVIDVKEGGGIGIEENDEGFMGSNLPNKIKICFIM, encoded by the exons ATGCGCTCAGGAGGTTGTACGGTACAACAGACACTAACAACTGAGGCTGCTTCTGTATTGAAGCACTCTCTTAGCCTTGCAAGGAGGAGAGGCCATGCTCAGGTCACTCCACTTCATGTGGCTGCAACTCTTCTTATGAGTTCAAGAGCAAGTATTTTAAGAAGAGCTTGCATTAAATCACAAtcacaaaataataataacaattctacaccAGTACCACCACCACTTCATTGTAGGGCACTTGAACTTTGTTTCAATGTGGCTCTTAATAGGCTTCCAACAACACCTGGACCACTTCTTCATGGTCAACCTTCACTATCTAATGCTCTCATTGCTGCACTTAAAAGAGCTCAAGCACATCAAAGAAGAGGGTGTATTGAGAATCAACAAACTCTTAGTCAACAACAAtgtcaacaacagcaacaacaaagtCCACCTTTGTTAGCTATCAAGGTAGAGCTTGAACAGCTTATTTTGTCAATTCTTGATGATCCAAGTGTAAGTAGGGTTATGAGAGAAGCTGGTTTTTCAAGTACTGCTGTGAAAATCAACTTGGAAGAAAACTCATTAACATCTGCACCAAGAATGTTTTTTGGAAGTTCTGTGGGTGGTGTTTACTCATCACCTTCATCCCCAAATTCTGATCATCACCCTCATTATCAAAATCCTAACTTTTGGCAAACCCATTTCTTGAATCACTCACCTGAACAAAACCCACTTTTAGTTTCACCCAAAAAGAAAAACCCATGTCAAGAATTTGAATCTTTAAAGAAAGATGTCACCTTGGTTATGGAGGTTTTAACAGGGAAAAAATCAAGAAAAAACACGGTGATTATCGGAGATTCTCTATCTGTAACGGAAGCCGTTGTGATTGAGCTAATGGGGAAGGTAGAAAGAGGAGATGTACCAGATGAATTAAAGTGTGCACATTTTATAAAGTTTCAATTCTCATCTGTACCTTTAAGGTTCATGAAAAGGGAAGAAGTGGAGATGAATTTGGCAGATTTAAAAAGAAAAATTGAGGCATTATCATTAACAGGAGGTGGGGTAATTATATATGCAGGTGACTTGAAATGGACTGTTGATGAAAAAGAGAATGGAGTGATTGGTTATAGTCCTGTAGATCATCTTGTTGTTGAAATTGGGAGGTTGATGTCACAATATAATGTGACTAATAAAGTTTGGTTAATTGGGACAGCAAATTATCAAACTTTTATGAAATGTAAAATGAAACAGCCTTCACTTGAGCTTCAATGGGGTCTTCAAGCTGTTTCTGTTCCTTCTGGTGGACTTGGTTTAAGTCTTAATGCAAATGCAACTAGCATCAG TGGGCATGAGCCAAAAGTAAGTATGTCATGTAAAGAAGAAGGAGATGATGGTGTATTGGAGATGAGTTCATGTTGTGCAGAATGCAACTCCAATTATGAAAAGGAGGCTGCCGCTTCAGCCACGTCGGCGAATAATAAGCCACCAACTGTCTTACCGTTTTGGCTTCATCCTTCCACACCTTCATCAACCATTCACAAG GAAAACTTGGTTGAGCTGAGGAGGAAGTGGAACAGATTATGCCAAAGTCTACACCAAGGAAGGCATAATCTAAACAAGAATTTCATGAATTTGCCATCAGTGATTAGCAACTCCTCTGATTATAATCCGTTTTGgcctaataatactaatcatgtcaAAACCACTTCATCGATCACTTTTAGCGACACATTGAAACAACAAAATGGCATTGGGGAGCGTTCTTATCCCCGATTCAGAAGACAACAATCGTGTCATGTTGATCTCAGTTTTAGCAGCATGAATCATCACAAGATCGATCAAGAACCAAATTTGGATTCTCTAAAAAGTAGGGAAGATGATAAGGAGATAAAAATCACACTTGGTCTTGGGAATTCGGCCTCTGATTTGTCAAAAGGACAAAATTTATACAAGTGTTTGCAAGACAATGTACCATGGCATTCGGAGAAAATGCACTCGATTGTTGAGTTTTTAATGAATTCTTCGTCGTCTAAAGGTTTTAAGAAAGATTCTTGGCTTTTGATTGAAGGGAGCGACTCCATAGGGAAGCAACGATTGGCAATGGCGATTGCAGAGGCTATGTTCGGCTCAAGTGACTCGCTTTTATGCTTTAGCATGAGGGCTTCCATTCGCGAACATGAAAATCTTGAAAGGGCTTTGAAAGATCATGAAAATATTGTTGTTTTGGTTGATGATGTGGATTTTGGAGATGGGAATTTCTTGAAATCTATAAGTAAAGGTTTTGAGAAACGGAAATTCGGCGAAAATGGGCAAGTTATATTCATTTTGATTAAGGGTGATTATATTGTAGATGACAAAAGAAGCCGAATTTCACCGGTTCAAATGAAATTAGTTGTGAGGGAGATTAGTCACAACTCTGAAGTTGATCAAAAGCGAAAACCGATATGGGATTCAGATGAATTAAGCAAGAGGAAAGTTCCAAGAATCGAAGAGGGCGAAATTAAGAAAGATTTGTCTAGAGAATCAAGCTCAAACACTCTTGATCTTAATATCAAAGCCGAGGCACACGATGATGAGAACGAAAACCCGTTAGAATTCAGCCCAAATTCGAGTGATTTGACCCGTGAAATGGATAGTAGTCCAAGGAACCCACTCGGGTTTCTTGAAACGGTGAAAGCCCGATTTGCATTTGATCGATCTCCGGCTCGAGATAGCTTGATGAGAGAGACTTTTTTGTTCAAGATAAAAGGGGTGTTTGAGTTAGTTTTTGGGGGTATAGAATTTGATTTTAGAGTTGAGGAAATGGTGTTAGATGAGGTTTTGTTTGGGTGTGGGGTATACTTGAATGGTCTGTTTGAGAAATGGCTGAAAGAGATTTTTCAAACAAGCTTAGAAGTGGTGAAAAATGGGGGTAAAAAAGGAGTAAAAAAGATGAGGGTATGTTTGGTAATAGATGTAAAAGAAGGGGGTGGGATTGGTATAGAAGAAAATGATGAGGGGTTCATGGGTTCGAATCTccctaacaaaatcaaaatatgtttCATTATGTAG